The proteins below are encoded in one region of Schistocerca nitens isolate TAMUIC-IGC-003100 unplaced genomic scaffold, iqSchNite1.1 HiC_scaffold_488, whole genome shotgun sequence:
- the LOC126232414 gene encoding uncharacterized protein LOC126232414, whose protein sequence is MHVRQHRYPYTRPPIAHSRSVFNIINGAPAARRGRSHDAAATFAPTHSRTAKQLADPPTQHSRQTKTTAAAATKQNKHLAPSVRQKTNGQAHRPLLTTTTQRHAAPFPPLSIHSARDPVVDDDTRRARFPQPTPFRHYARLHPTPVATALLHALSPPPPPPPPPPPPLSPFPYTTTQPKTHSRPKHNNMARASAHTPNQSPSTQPHARHGKTGVLPRCHQSSTNNHTGGTTNNCRPAGNHQTHIPARHHTPLGSRFAKT, encoded by the coding sequence atgcacgtacgacaacaccgctacccgtacacaaggcctcccattgcacacagccgctctgtgttcaacatcatcaatggcgcgcccgcggctcgtcgcggtcgcagccatgacgccgccgccacttttgcaccaacacattcacgcaccgcaaaacagctcgccgacccaccgacacagcacagccgacaaacaaaaacaaccgcggcggcggcaacaaaacaaaacaaacacctcgcaccaagcgtccgacagaaaacaaacggacaggcacacaggcctctgctaacgaccacgacacagcggcacgctgcccctttcccgccactctcgattcacagcgcacgcgaccccgtcgtcgacgacgacacgcgacgggctcgcttcccgcaacctacacctttccgccactacgcacggctccacccgacgcccgtcgcaacggcactactgcacgcactatcacccccgccgccgccgccgccgccgccgcctcctcctctctcccccttcccgtacacaacaacacagccaaaaacacactcacgacccaaacataacaacatggcacgtgcatcggcgcacacccccaaccagtcaccgtcgacacaaccacacgcaaggcacggaaaaaccggcgtccttccacgttgccatcaaagcagcacaaacaaccacacaggaggaaccaccaacaactgccggccggccggcaaccaccaaacgcacattcccgctcgccaccacacacctctcggcagccgtttcgcaaagacatga